From Cytobacillus sp. IB215665, the proteins below share one genomic window:
- a CDS encoding molybdenum cofactor guanylyltransferase, which produces MPFNLLIYRIIFLYEKTIYAKAAKNYYSVQPEVIIVDVGAIILAGGQSKRMGTNKALLRIEGKYNIVRMKEALQLMFEEIILVTNQEQQYKFLEIPIVPDLVDAKGPLAGLQAGLQAAKNDKNVVVACDMPFISTSVTSYLLSQAHGCDAVVPIIDGKIHPLYAVYSKSALPIIHSSLKENQLKVVDVLSRLQVRYIDEKELMALEDIDLGKSFFNMNYPMDYEKVKRWVKDKDTNK; this is translated from the coding sequence ATGCCATTTAATCTATTGATATACCGTATTATTTTTTTGTATGAAAAAACAATCTATGCGAAAGCAGCCAAAAATTATTACAGCGTCCAACCAGAGGTGATCATAGTGGATGTTGGGGCTATTATCTTAGCAGGTGGCCAATCTAAGAGGATGGGCACAAATAAAGCATTACTAAGGATTGAAGGAAAATACAATATTGTGAGAATGAAAGAAGCGTTACAATTGATGTTTGAAGAAATCATCCTTGTAACAAATCAAGAACAACAATACAAGTTTTTAGAGATTCCCATTGTCCCTGATCTTGTAGATGCAAAAGGACCTCTTGCTGGGTTGCAAGCTGGTTTACAAGCGGCCAAAAATGATAAAAATGTTGTTGTGGCTTGTGATATGCCATTTATATCGACATCGGTTACATCATATTTACTTTCGCAAGCGCATGGTTGTGACGCAGTCGTCCCTATTATTGATGGCAAAATCCACCCATTGTATGCAGTATATAGTAAAAGTGCATTGCCAATTATTCATTCGAGCTTAAAGGAAAACCAATTAAAAGTTGTAGATGTATTATCTCGTCTTCAAGTTCGTTACATTGATGAAAAGGAGTTAATGGCGTTAGAAGACATTGATTTAGGAAAATCATTTTTTAATATGAACTATCCGATGGATTATGAAAAGGTAAAACGTTGGGTAAAGGACAAAGATACTAATAAGTAG
- the tatA gene encoding twin-arginine translocase TatA/TatE family subunit, whose product MLTNIGIPGLILILVLALIIFGPKKLPEIGRATGETLKEFKKSARELTSDVTDEVKEVNQIVKNEEKK is encoded by the coding sequence ATGTTAACAAACATCGGAATACCTGGATTAATATTAATTCTCGTTTTAGCTTTAATAATTTTTGGACCGAAGAAATTACCTGAGATTGGTAGAGCTACTGGGGAAACATTAAAAGAATTCAAAAAATCAGCTCGTGAGCTAACTAGTGACGTAACAGATGAAGTAAAAGAAGTGAATCAAATCGTCAAAAATGAAGAGAAAAAGTAA